Proteins encoded by one window of Bacillus sp. DTU_2020_1000418_1_SI_GHA_SEK_038:
- a CDS encoding YqzM family protein: protein MNEFEKDVQYKRNDAIDSGVGFIVSFGFFATLFIIATVVKVVGS, encoded by the coding sequence AATGAATTTGAAAAAGACGTCCAGTATAAACGCAATGATGCTATTGACTCTGGAGTAGGATTTATCGTATCTTTCGGTTTCTTTGCAACGTTATTTATTATTGCAACAGTCGTTAAAGTAGTAGGATCTTAA
- a CDS encoding DNA internalization-related competence protein ComEC/Rec2, which yields MKGKWIYFTVASLLGILTSFINGSIFITLFFLLIFLYKIKKFSKRQLAAIGFIFIIFFVRSENLERRTNFSRLSLDETNFVVYLQENLKVDGDSFTAAAKELRHNERLVLTYKIKTVQEKSEIQKRLKTGMACSVKGSLDEPFSSTNQNAFDYKEYLYRNHTYWILKADTLIPSKCMPQKKNPISFFQILRENGIEYIHNYFPKETAPLAIALLFGDRNYIEEDVLTAYQKLGIVHLLAISGLHVGMLVGMIYFLGIRAGISKEKMTSALLIFLPCYAIITGASPSVIRAVFMMIIFLALQKWGRNFSLLTIDVIGIVFILYTFISPYIIYNVGFQLSFGVSLSLILSAPIILKRFSNPISLLFATSFICQLAAAPIMFYYFFEVSFISVLANILFVPLFSLFILPAIFTIFLLHLLFGGNINFLVDFLNTIIYWMDIIAGRLAQLPFSTLTLGRPNFIILLLYMIIFPCSFSLWERMRGIKKSLTILILPVLILFLHGSINLLSPYGEITFIDVGQGDCIFIRLPYGKGNYLIDTGGNLRFNKEEWKLKKNQYEVGKDVVVPYLKSKGIITIHRLILTHGDTDHIGGAAAVIEEMKVKNIILPKSEELSELERVILLKAKNNKIPYYFTKAGDSWTVGQFKFQVLSPQQGMESERNNGSIVLFTKIGGLTWLFTGDLEESGEEKLISRYHNLDIDVLKVGHHGSKSSTSSSFLNRLEPRLAIISAGRNNRYGHPNKEVLNRLDERTIKVLRTDLNGAVTYYFKGDLGTFSTQMP from the coding sequence ATGAAGGGCAAATGGATTTATTTCACCGTTGCCTCGTTGCTGGGAATATTAACAAGCTTTATTAATGGTTCTATCTTTATAACACTATTTTTTTTGTTAATATTTCTTTATAAAATTAAAAAATTTTCAAAGAGGCAGCTCGCAGCAATCGGTTTTATTTTTATCATTTTTTTTGTACGAAGTGAAAACCTTGAAAGAAGAACAAATTTCAGTCGACTCTCACTTGATGAAACTAATTTTGTTGTTTACCTGCAGGAAAATTTAAAGGTAGATGGGGACTCATTTACTGCGGCAGCCAAAGAATTAAGGCATAATGAAAGACTTGTTCTTACATATAAAATAAAAACTGTACAAGAAAAATCTGAAATACAGAAAAGATTAAAAACAGGTATGGCTTGTTCAGTTAAAGGCTCATTAGATGAACCATTTTCCTCAACCAACCAAAATGCTTTTGACTATAAAGAATATCTTTACAGAAACCACACTTATTGGATTTTAAAAGCAGATACCTTAATACCCTCCAAATGTATGCCTCAGAAAAAAAACCCCATATCTTTTTTTCAGATTCTTAGAGAAAATGGGATTGAATATATACACAATTATTTTCCAAAGGAAACGGCGCCATTGGCCATTGCTTTACTTTTTGGAGATCGAAATTATATTGAGGAAGACGTCCTTACCGCTTATCAAAAGCTAGGGATCGTTCACTTATTAGCCATTTCGGGTCTTCATGTTGGAATGCTCGTAGGGATGATCTATTTTCTCGGCATTCGTGCAGGGATATCAAAAGAGAAAATGACGTCAGCCCTGCTAATTTTCCTGCCCTGCTACGCCATAATTACAGGTGCTTCCCCTTCTGTCATTCGTGCTGTTTTTATGATGATCATTTTCTTAGCTTTGCAAAAATGGGGTAGAAATTTTTCGCTTTTAACCATTGATGTGATAGGGATCGTCTTTATCTTGTACACCTTTATCTCCCCTTATATTATTTATAATGTTGGGTTTCAGTTATCCTTTGGCGTAAGCTTATCCCTTATATTATCCGCACCTATTATCTTAAAACGCTTTTCTAATCCGATTTCATTATTATTTGCCACTTCTTTCATATGCCAGCTAGCGGCTGCCCCAATCATGTTTTACTATTTTTTTGAGGTTTCATTCATCTCTGTACTAGCTAATATTCTGTTTGTTCCACTATTTTCATTATTCATTTTGCCTGCCATATTTACCATCTTCCTCTTACATCTATTATTTGGGGGAAATATAAATTTTCTCGTGGATTTTTTGAATACCATTATTTACTGGATGGATATTATTGCAGGACGGCTTGCACAATTGCCATTTTCAACGCTTACTTTAGGTAGACCTAATTTCATCATTTTGCTCCTATATATGATCATATTCCCCTGCAGCTTTTCCTTATGGGAGAGGATGAGAGGGATAAAAAAATCTCTGACAATTCTAATTCTGCCGGTTCTTATTCTATTTCTGCATGGTTCAATAAATTTACTATCCCCATATGGGGAGATTACCTTTATTGATGTTGGCCAGGGAGATTGTATTTTCATAAGGCTTCCGTACGGTAAAGGGAATTATTTGATCGATACTGGAGGTAATCTAAGGTTTAATAAAGAGGAATGGAAGCTCAAAAAGAATCAGTATGAGGTGGGTAAGGATGTGGTCGTGCCATATTTAAAAAGCAAGGGAATTATTACGATCCATAGGCTCATTTTAACACATGGGGATACAGATCATATAGGGGGAGCCGCAGCAGTAATTGAGGAAATGAAAGTGAAGAATATTATTTTACCTAAAAGTGAGGAGCTTTCAGAGCTTGAAAGAGTAATCCTATTAAAGGCTAAAAACAATAAAATTCCTTACTATTTTACAAAAGCGGGTGATAGCTGGACGGTAGGTCAATTTAAGTTTCAAGTATTATCTCCCCAACAGGGAATGGAATCAGAAAGAAATAACGGTTCCATCGTTTTGTTTACAAAAATTGGAGGGCTAACATGGCTGTTTACAGGGGATTTGGAGGAGAGCGGGGAAGAAAAATTAATTAGCCGTTATCATAACTTAGATATCGATGTATTAAAAGTTGGACACCACGGCAGTAAATCATCTACTTCCAGTTCGTTCTTAAATCGACTAGAACCAAGGCTTGCCATTATTTCTGCTGGCAGGAATAATCGTTACGGCCATCCAAATAAAGAAGTACTAAATAGATTAGATGAGAGAACAATTAAAGTATTACGGACAGATCTAAATGGAGCCGTTACTTATTATTTTAAAGGAGACCTAGGAACCTTTTCTACGCAGATGCCATAA
- a CDS encoding cytidine/deoxycytidylate deaminase family protein — MERKSWDEYFLDIATEVGSRSTCPRLHVGCVIVKDKHILSTGYNGSIHGHDHCEDIGCLINDQGRCIRTLHSELNAVLHADRSLLKGATAYVTHEPCENCAKTIAQSGISKIVYRHAYPNKYNEYFLKNVEVVHLPKEEVSK, encoded by the coding sequence GTGGAAAGAAAAAGCTGGGATGAATATTTTTTAGATATTGCAACTGAGGTGGGATCCCGTTCGACCTGCCCAAGATTGCATGTGGGCTGTGTCATTGTTAAAGATAAGCATATTTTATCAACTGGCTACAATGGGTCTATTCATGGGCATGACCATTGCGAAGATATTGGCTGCTTGATAAATGATCAGGGAAGATGTATTCGCACTCTGCATTCTGAGCTTAATGCGGTTCTGCATGCAGATAGAAGTTTATTAAAAGGGGCTACCGCCTATGTGACCCATGAGCCATGTGAAAATTGTGCAAAGACAATAGCCCAATCCGGGATTAGTAAAATTGTTTATCGTCACGCCTATCCTAATAAATATAACGAATATTTTTTGAAAAATGTTGAGGTGGTCCATCTTCCTAAGGAGGAAGTATCGAAATAA
- a CDS encoding helix-hairpin-helix domain-containing protein, which translates to MIKEHKIYIITGLAACIAAFYFIYQPEEDQSVLFNDEELFLVSEQKAAETPDESITNEPFFVDVKGAVGKPGVYEAQINDRVIDIINKAGGLIQSADEAKINFAMRVEDEMVIYVPKIGEESEEDSAIVTGGGPQGTGQIKNDGKVNLNTANEAELQTLTGVGPAKAAAIIEFRETNGPFKAIEDLKSISGIGEKTFEKLRDSIKVK; encoded by the coding sequence ATGATTAAAGAGCACAAAATTTACATTATTACAGGTTTAGCTGCTTGTATTGCAGCCTTTTATTTTATATATCAGCCAGAGGAGGATCAAAGTGTACTATTTAATGATGAGGAACTATTCCTCGTAAGCGAGCAAAAAGCAGCTGAAACCCCGGACGAGAGTATAACCAATGAACCTTTTTTTGTGGATGTAAAGGGAGCGGTAGGAAAGCCTGGTGTTTATGAAGCCCAAATTAATGACCGTGTCATCGACATCATTAATAAAGCTGGTGGGTTAATACAATCTGCGGACGAAGCAAAAATTAACTTTGCCATGCGGGTTGAGGATGAAATGGTGATCTATGTTCCGAAAATTGGTGAGGAATCTGAGGAAGATTCTGCGATTGTTACAGGGGGAGGACCTCAAGGAACAGGTCAAATAAAAAACGATGGGAAGGTTAATTTAAATACAGCAAATGAAGCAGAATTACAAACCTTGACAGGAGTCGGGCCTGCCAAAGCCGCAGCTATTATTGAGTTTCGTGAGACAAATGGTCCATTTAAAGCTATTGAAGATCTAAAATCGATTAGTGGAATTGGGGAAAAAACATTTGAAAAACTAAGGGATAGTATTAAAGTAAAATAG
- the comER gene encoding late competence protein ComER, translating into MKIGMIGTGNMGRILAEALIDGKAISPSSITITNRTLTKALEIKENYPEIQVAANGKDVAEYSSLIFICVKPHDVHNVIKDITPFLTKEKCIVSITSPISVEQLENIAPCSVARVIPSITNRALSGVSLLSFGENCQDEWKSMIKKMFGDISRIVEIEENITRVASDIVSCGPAFFSYLTQRFIMAAVNETEIDQETATTLAENMLIGMGDLMKKGYYTLPTLQEKVCVKGGITGEGIKVLEKELGDMFEKVFQATHAKFDEDIKQVKEHYSLNI; encoded by the coding sequence TTGAAAATTGGAATGATAGGTACAGGTAATATGGGGAGAATTTTGGCAGAAGCTTTAATTGACGGGAAGGCTATTTCTCCTTCTTCCATAACAATAACCAATCGAACTTTAACAAAAGCTTTGGAAATTAAGGAGAATTATCCAGAAATACAGGTAGCAGCAAATGGGAAGGATGTGGCGGAATATTCCTCACTCATCTTTATTTGTGTTAAGCCTCATGATGTTCACAACGTCATTAAAGATATAACCCCCTTCCTAACGAAAGAAAAATGCATTGTTTCCATCACGAGTCCAATTAGCGTTGAGCAGCTGGAAAATATCGCACCATGTTCCGTTGCTAGAGTCATCCCAAGTATTACAAATCGTGCTCTATCAGGTGTTTCTTTATTATCATTTGGAGAAAACTGCCAAGATGAGTGGAAATCAATGATTAAAAAGATGTTTGGCGATATTTCCCGAATTGTTGAAATCGAAGAAAATATCACAAGAGTGGCATCTGACATTGTTAGCTGCGGACCAGCATTTTTCAGCTACTTAACACAAAGGTTTATTATGGCAGCAGTAAATGAAACAGAGATTGACCAGGAAACCGCTACAACACTTGCTGAAAATATGTTAATTGGTATGGGAGATCTAATGAAAAAGGGGTACTATACTTTGCCAACGCTGCAAGAAAAGGTTTGTGTAAAGGGCGGCATCACAGGGGAAGGAATCAAGGTGCTCGAAAAAGAATTAGGTGATATGTTTGAAAAGGTATTCCAGGCTACACATGCAAAGTTCGACGAGGATATTAAACAAGTAAAAGAACACTACTCTCTTAATATTTAA
- a CDS encoding class I SAM-dependent methyltransferase, with protein MSYGKFAYLYDQLMNDVPYDKWAELVLEKAKKYEISGKKLLDLACGTAELSVRLSKIGFQVTGVDLSEEMLTVAQDKAADNGFAMEFFHQNMAELDGLGSFDIIGIFCDSINYLREEKDVQSTFQQVYRHLSNDGLFIFDVHSLYKIQEIFMDQTFAVNDEEISYIWHCFEGEYPYSIEHDLSFFVLDKKTDMYARYDELHFQRTYPIDVYEKWLQETGFELLEVTADFENAPPQDQSERIFFICRKTSRK; from the coding sequence ATGAGTTATGGAAAGTTTGCCTATCTTTATGATCAGCTCATGAATGATGTCCCTTATGATAAATGGGCAGAATTAGTATTAGAGAAGGCTAAGAAATACGAGATAAGTGGGAAAAAGCTCCTTGATCTAGCCTGTGGCACGGCCGAGCTCTCTGTGAGGCTTTCTAAGATAGGATTTCAAGTAACTGGCGTGGATCTATCAGAGGAGATGTTGACAGTCGCGCAGGATAAGGCTGCTGATAATGGGTTTGCAATGGAATTTTTTCATCAAAATATGGCTGAACTTGATGGATTAGGCAGTTTCGATATTATTGGCATTTTCTGTGATTCGATAAATTATTTACGGGAAGAAAAAGACGTACAATCAACATTCCAACAAGTTTATCGGCATTTGTCCAATGATGGTCTATTTATCTTCGATGTACATTCCCTTTATAAAATCCAGGAAATCTTTATGGATCAAACGTTTGCTGTAAATGATGAAGAGATAAGCTATATTTGGCATTGCTTTGAAGGGGAATACCCTTACAGCATAGAGCATGACCTAAGTTTTTTTGTTTTAGACAAAAAGACAGATATGTATGCCCGCTATGATGAACTCCATTTTCAGAGGACTTATCCTATTGATGTTTATGAGAAGTGGCTTCAGGAAACTGGCTTTGAGCTCCTGGAAGTTACTGCTGATTTTGAAAATGCCCCTCCACAAGATCAATCAGAACGAATCTTTTTTATTTGCAGAAAAACCTCAAGAAAATAG
- the rsfS gene encoding ribosome silencing factor — protein sequence MNEKDLLLTAVKAADDKRAEDIIVLNMKGISLIADYFIICHGNSDKQVQAIAREMKEKAEEKEYTVKRVEGFDEARWILVDLGDVVAHIFHRDERGYYNLERLWGDAPIENVQSELNQ from the coding sequence ATGAACGAAAAGGATTTGCTATTAACTGCTGTTAAGGCTGCTGATGATAAAAGAGCCGAGGATATTATTGTTTTAAATATGAAGGGTATTTCATTGATTGCTGACTACTTTATTATCTGCCATGGGAATTCTGATAAGCAAGTGCAAGCAATTGCAAGGGAAATGAAGGAAAAGGCAGAGGAAAAGGAATATACAGTTAAAAGAGTAGAAGGTTTTGATGAAGCGAGATGGATCCTCGTAGATTTAGGGGATGTTGTTGCACATATTTTCCACCGTGATGAAAGAGGCTATTATAATTTGGAACGCTTATGGGGCGATGCACCTATTGAAAATGTGCAAAGCGAACTAAATCAATGA
- the yqeK gene encoding bis(5'-nucleosyl)-tetraphosphatase (symmetrical) YqeK: MDRESALEIVKRQLTDHRYHHTIGVMETALVLAERYGANVKKAELAAIFHDYAKFRPKEEMQQIILDEGMPQELLLYNSELWHAPVGAFLVQKEVGIDDVEILDAIRYHTSGRKNMSILEKVIYLADYIEPGRHFPGVDEVREMAKLSLDRALIKSIQNTIFFLMKRGQPVFPATFNTYNDLIMRSGRID; encoded by the coding sequence ATGGATCGTGAGTCTGCATTAGAAATAGTTAAGAGACAGCTAACTGATCATCGTTACCACCATACAATTGGGGTAATGGAAACGGCCTTGGTCTTGGCTGAAAGATATGGTGCCAATGTAAAAAAAGCAGAGCTTGCTGCTATTTTCCATGATTATGCTAAATTCCGGCCAAAAGAGGAAATGCAACAAATTATTTTAGATGAAGGAATGCCGCAAGAGCTTCTTCTATACAATAGTGAACTTTGGCATGCACCAGTTGGGGCTTTTCTTGTACAAAAAGAAGTTGGAATAGATGATGTGGAAATTTTAGATGCAATAAGATATCATACTTCTGGAAGAAAAAACATGAGCATACTCGAAAAAGTTATTTATTTGGCTGATTATATCGAGCCTGGAAGACATTTTCCCGGGGTTGATGAAGTTCGTGAAATGGCAAAGTTAAGCTTGGATAGAGCATTAATAAAATCTATTCAGAATACCATCTTTTTTTTAATGAAAAGAGGTCAGCCGGTTTTTCCAGCTACATTTAACACATATAATGACTTAATTATGAGGTCAGGGAGGATTGATTGA
- a CDS encoding nicotinate-nucleotide adenylyltransferase, with product MKRIGILGGTFDPPHLGHLIIANEVLNTFELDEIWFMPNQEPPHKTKTNAIKTGDRENLLKLAISGHPNFKIERLELERLGPSYTYETMKVLTEKHPDKQFYFIIGADMVEYLPKWRNIDELVKIVQFIGVNRPSYSNKSNYPILYAEVPDIEISSSQIRTRLLENKTIRYLVPDSVMNYIKENQLYGS from the coding sequence ATGAAAAGGATCGGCATACTCGGAGGGACTTTTGATCCGCCTCATCTTGGCCATTTAATTATTGCAAATGAAGTGCTAAATACTTTTGAATTAGATGAAATTTGGTTTATGCCGAATCAGGAGCCTCCCCATAAAACAAAAACGAATGCCATAAAAACTGGAGATAGGGAAAATTTACTGAAGCTTGCGATTAGTGGGCACCCTAATTTTAAAATAGAACGATTAGAGCTTGAAAGATTAGGTCCCTCTTATACATATGAAACCATGAAAGTACTTACTGAGAAACATCCTGATAAGCAATTTTATTTTATTATTGGTGCTGATATGGTTGAGTATTTGCCAAAATGGCGAAATATTGATGAGTTGGTGAAGATAGTTCAATTTATTGGCGTAAATAGACCATCCTATAGTAATAAAAGCAATTATCCAATATTATATGCAGAGGTTCCGGATATAGAAATTTCATCCAGCCAAATTCGAACTCGTTTGTTGGAAAATAAGACGATTCGATATCTCGTTCCCGATTCTGTCATGAATTATATTAAGGAGAATCAATTATATGGATCGTGA
- the yhbY gene encoding ribosome assembly RNA-binding protein YhbY — protein sequence MLTGKQKRFLRSKAHHLNPIFQVGKGGVNENMIKQVEDALEARELMKISVLQNCEEDKDTVAEQLVKGTRAELVQIIGSTIVLYKESRENKQINLP from the coding sequence ATGTTAACAGGAAAACAAAAACGCTTCTTGCGTTCGAAGGCACATCACCTAAATCCGATTTTTCAAGTTGGTAAGGGTGGAGTAAATGAAAATATGATTAAACAAGTAGAAGATGCTCTTGAAGCACGGGAATTGATGAAAATTTCCGTTTTGCAAAACTGTGAAGAGGATAAGGACACGGTTGCTGAACAATTAGTAAAAGGAACGAGAGCAGAGCTTGTTCAAATTATTGGAAGTACAATCGTGCTTTATAAAGAATCACGAGAAAATAAGCAAATAAATTTACCTTAA
- the aroE gene encoding shikimate dehydrogenase yields the protein MKKFFAVIGDPIAHSMSPAMHNDLFQAYGIDAHYQPLHVKREDLADAIKGLKAIGISGFNVTVPHKETIIPLLDELDPLAQSIGAVNTVVNLEGKLIGYNTDGSGYVKGLQEEMPNLKDKKVLVIGAGGAARAIYFTIAAAGAEKLDICNRTVSKAAIIKNECPYYVNSDVYDIRNAEENLELYDLVIQTTPAGMAPKIQDLPLSLHNLKEGALASDIIYNPLETIFLKEAKNKGASIQNGLNMFVYQGALAFEKWTGTFPDTNRMRDIVLSQLGG from the coding sequence GTGAAAAAGTTTTTTGCGGTTATAGGAGATCCGATTGCCCATTCCATGTCACCTGCCATGCATAATGATTTATTTCAGGCTTATGGAATAGATGCTCATTACCAGCCTCTTCATGTAAAGAGAGAAGATTTAGCAGATGCCATAAAGGGGTTAAAAGCTATAGGAATTTCGGGATTTAATGTCACTGTTCCACATAAGGAAACGATTATTCCGTTGCTTGACGAATTAGATCCACTCGCACAATCAATTGGAGCAGTTAATACAGTGGTGAATCTGGAAGGCAAACTAATTGGCTATAATACTGATGGAAGCGGCTATGTTAAAGGATTGCAAGAGGAAATGCCAAATTTGAAGGATAAAAAAGTACTAGTTATTGGTGCTGGCGGTGCGGCGAGAGCTATATACTTCACAATAGCGGCGGCTGGTGCGGAAAAATTGGATATTTGCAATCGGACCGTATCAAAAGCTGCGATTATTAAGAATGAATGTCCATATTATGTGAATTCTGATGTGTATGATATTAGAAATGCGGAAGAAAATCTTGAGTTATATGACCTAGTCATTCAGACAACACCTGCAGGAATGGCACCTAAAATTCAAGATTTGCCGCTTTCTTTACATAACCTGAAAGAAGGAGCTTTAGCAAGTGATATCATCTATAATCCATTAGAGACAATATTTCTAAAGGAAGCAAAAAACAAAGGTGCATCAATTCAAAATGGCTTAAATATGTTTGTGTACCAAGGAGCCCTTGCATTTGAAAAATGGACAGGCACTTTTCCAGATACGAATCGTATGAGAGATATCGTTCTTTCACAACTAGGAGGATAA
- the yqeH gene encoding ribosome biogenesis GTPase YqeH, with product MSEQYICIGCGVKIQTEDPATIGYAPHSALEKEAIICQRCFRLKHYNEVQDVDLTDDDFLKILNELGKSDSLIVKIVDIFDFNGSWLPGLHRFVGKNKILLVGNKVDLLPKSVKHNKLINWMKQEAKELGLKPEDVFLVSAAKGKNISEVAEAVDEYRKGKDVYVVGCTNVGKSTFINRILKEVTGEGDVITTSHFPGTTLDIIEIPLSDGKALVDTPGIINHHQMAHYVDKRDLKIITPKKEIKPTVFQLNEGQTLFIGGLARFDYKSGGRKSFVCHFSNELNLHRTKLENADELYKNHAGEMLTPPRKEQMDTFPELVKHEFTIKEGKTDIVFSGLGWITVNEPGAKVAAYVPKGVHALLRKSLI from the coding sequence GTGAGTGAACAATATATTTGTATAGGCTGCGGTGTGAAGATTCAAACTGAAGATCCAGCCACAATTGGTTATGCACCTCATTCGGCACTGGAAAAGGAAGCGATTATTTGTCAGCGCTGTTTCCGCTTAAAACATTATAATGAAGTGCAGGACGTTGATTTAACAGATGATGATTTTCTTAAAATCTTAAATGAACTAGGTAAAAGTGATTCTTTGATTGTGAAAATCGTTGATATATTTGACTTTAACGGAAGCTGGCTGCCTGGACTGCATAGGTTTGTCGGAAAAAATAAAATCCTGCTAGTTGGGAATAAAGTTGATTTGCTGCCAAAATCGGTTAAACATAATAAGTTAATCAATTGGATGAAGCAAGAAGCAAAGGAACTAGGCCTTAAGCCTGAAGATGTTTTTCTAGTAAGTGCTGCTAAAGGGAAGAATATTTCTGAGGTGGCTGAAGCGGTAGATGAATATAGGAAGGGTAAAGATGTCTATGTAGTTGGTTGTACGAATGTTGGGAAATCAACATTTATTAATCGAATTTTAAAAGAGGTAACAGGAGAAGGTGATGTGATTACTACCTCACATTTTCCAGGTACAACCCTTGATATCATTGAAATCCCTTTATCTGATGGGAAAGCACTTGTTGATACACCGGGAATTATTAATCATCACCAAATGGCTCATTATGTTGATAAGCGTGATTTAAAAATCATAACCCCGAAAAAAGAAATAAAACCGACAGTCTTTCAGCTGAATGAAGGACAAACCCTCTTTATTGGAGGTTTAGCTCGGTTTGACTATAAGTCGGGCGGCCGGAAATCCTTTGTTTGCCATTTTTCTAATGAACTAAACCTGCATAGGACAAAGCTTGAAAATGCAGACGAATTATACAAAAACCATGCTGGTGAAATGTTAACGCCGCCAAGGAAGGAACAAATGGATACCTTCCCCGAACTCGTTAAACATGAATTTACTATCAAAGAAGGAAAAACAGATATTGTTTTTTCAGGACTTGGCTGGATTACAGTTAATGAACCAGGTGCAAAGGTAGCTGCTTATGTTCCGAAGGGTGTTCATGCCTTATTAAGAAAATCTTTAATATAA
- a CDS encoding YqeG family HAD IIIA-type phosphatase: protein MLKQFLPDQHVRSIFEITPERLKEYGVKGIITDLDNTLVEWDRPNATPKLIKWFEEMKNSNVMITIVSNNNDNRVRSFSEPLNIPFIPLARKPLGRAFNRALLEMGLKKEETVVIGDQLLTDVLGGNRSGFRTILVVPVAQTDGFITRFNRKVERLILNWFKKKGMIQWED from the coding sequence GTGTTGAAGCAATTTTTACCGGATCAGCATGTTCGAAGTATCTTTGAAATTACCCCTGAAAGGCTGAAGGAATATGGGGTTAAAGGAATTATTACCGATTTAGACAACACTCTTGTCGAATGGGATCGACCAAATGCTACTCCAAAATTAATAAAATGGTTTGAAGAAATGAAAAATAGCAATGTCATGATTACGATTGTATCGAATAATAATGATAATCGGGTCAGATCCTTTTCTGAGCCGCTTAATATCCCCTTTATCCCATTAGCTAGAAAACCTTTAGGACGGGCTTTTAATAGAGCATTACTAGAAATGGGTCTGAAGAAAGAGGAAACTGTGGTTATTGGCGATCAATTATTAACAGATGTTTTAGGCGGCAACCGAAGCGGATTCCGGACTATTCTTGTTGTACCAGTTGCGCAGACTGATGGTTTTATTACACGGTTCAATCGTAAAGTGGAGAGATTAATCTTAAATTGGTTTAAGAAAAAAGGCATGATTCAGTGGGAGGATTAA
- a CDS encoding sporulation histidine kinase inhibitor Sda, translating into MRKLSDELLIESYYKAIELKLSSDFINLIKTEIHRRSLSHKIRVSS; encoded by the coding sequence ATGCGAAAGCTGTCAGACGAACTATTAATCGAATCCTATTATAAAGCAATTGAGTTAAAGTTAAGCTCAGATTTTATTAACCTAATAAAGACGGAAATTCACCGACGTTCATTATCACACAAAATTAGAGTTTCATCCTAA
- a CDS encoding phosphatidylserine decarboxylase has product MKQSLYRLFIELTNGKLTSGLIKRFARSNASRLFVPSFCKVYQINQDEMEKTLAEYPTLHDFFTRSLKEGVRHVDQDSYSIVSPVDAVIEDIGLIKPGHIITVKEKDYSISEMMGNDEKLDKYTDGFYMIFYLSPSHYHRIHSPVTGRILDQWTLGQKSYPVNKYGLKYGKAALSKNYRTITEVEHVKGKLSIVKVGAMFVNSIEVIHNGEEIAKGDEMAYFSFGSTVVLLFEKNSFTPLSTIKTPYDIKVGERVGHINHDKNITQ; this is encoded by the coding sequence ATGAAACAATCGCTTTATCGGCTTTTTATTGAGCTTACAAACGGCAAATTGACTTCAGGGCTTATAAAAAGATTTGCTCGTTCCAATGCAAGCCGCCTGTTCGTCCCATCTTTTTGTAAGGTATATCAAATTAACCAGGATGAAATGGAGAAAACATTAGCGGAATATCCTACTTTGCACGATTTCTTTACGAGGTCACTTAAAGAAGGAGTACGTCATGTTGATCAAGATTCCTATTCCATTGTCAGCCCTGTTGATGCCGTCATTGAAGACATTGGCCTTATTAAGCCGGGACATATTATTACAGTTAAAGAAAAGGATTATTCCATTAGCGAGATGATGGGGAATGATGAAAAGCTGGATAAATATACGGATGGTTTCTATATGATCTTCTATTTAAGCCCTAGTCATTATCATCGGATACATAGTCCGGTTACTGGCCGTATCCTTGACCAATGGACATTAGGTCAGAAATCCTACCCAGTTAATAAATATGGTTTAAAATATGGAAAAGCTGCACTTTCAAAAAATTATCGGACCATTACTGAAGTAGAACATGTGAAAGGCAAGCTTTCAATTGTAAAGGTGGGGGCCATGTTTGTGAATTCAATAGAAGTGATACATAATGGTGAAGAAATAGCAAAGGGAGATGAAATGGCTTATTTCTCCTTCGGCTCAACAGTTGTCCTTTTATTCGAAAAAAACAGTTTCACGCCCCTGTCAACGATTAAAACACCATATGACATAAAAGTGGGTGAGCGGGTTGGCCATATTAATCATGACAAGAACATCACACAGTAG